The Bubalus kerabau isolate K-KA32 ecotype Philippines breed swamp buffalo chromosome X, PCC_UOA_SB_1v2, whole genome shotgun sequence genome has a segment encoding these proteins:
- the LOC129639170 gene encoding P antigen family member 3-like, translated as MSGQVASTLGPIDQDSSQQDEPVVDQQPSVEQPQQEEPPAEIQDITPRREEGEDPVNRDEEEEKDPFEDSGLEADLQQLAEAKTGGEDGDGPDVREEFASNTEPVEMPEAGDGQPFA; from the exons atgagTGGGCAAGTGGCATCAACATTGGGACCTATAGATCAAGATTCCTCCCAGCAGGATGAACCTGTGGTT GACCAGCAGCCCAGTGTTGAGCAACCTCAACAAGAGGAACCACCAGCTGAGATTCAGGATATCACACctagaagggaggaaggagaggatccAGTGAATCGTGatgaagaagaggagaaggatCCCTTTGAAG attctggcCTGGAAGCTGATCTCCAGCAATTGGCTGAGGCAAAGACTGGGGGTGAAGATGGAGATGGTCCTGATGTCAGGGAGGAGTTTGCATCAAATACAGAGCCTGTTGAAATGCCAGAAGCAG GTGACGGGCAGCCATTTGCTTGA